A stretch of the Vagococcus xieshaowenii genome encodes the following:
- a CDS encoding GatB/YqeY domain-containing protein encodes MSLLDNLNQDIKVAMKAKDRDKLTTLRMIKSSLQNEQIKEGRELTPDEELTVLAREAKQRRDSIEEFGQADRQDLVDKVTGELKIVEAYLPQQLTEEEIRAIVLEAINATGATSKADFGKVMGAVMPKVKGKADGNLVNSTVKALLN; translated from the coding sequence ATGTCTCTATTAGACAACTTAAATCAAGATATTAAAGTGGCAATGAAAGCGAAAGATCGCGATAAGTTGACTACATTAAGAATGATTAAGTCATCATTACAAAACGAACAAATCAAAGAAGGTCGCGAGTTAACGCCCGATGAGGAGTTAACAGTTTTAGCGCGTGAAGCGAAACAACGTCGTGATTCGATTGAAGAGTTCGGCCAAGCAGATCGTCAAGATTTGGTTGATAAAGTAACTGGTGAACTTAAGATAGTTGAAGCTTATTTACCTCAACAATTAACTGAGGAAGAGATTCGTGCGATTGTTTTAGAAGCGATTAACGCAACAGGAGCAACGTCAAAAGCGGATTTTGGAAAAGTTATGGGGGCAGTAATGCCTAAAGTGAAAGGTAAAGCTGACGGTAACCTAGTTAATAGTACTGTCAAAGCCTTATTAAACTAA
- a CDS encoding rhomboid family intramembrane serine protease: protein MEKLKNINWRSIKNESWVTMLFLAIQIMVFLVMTFVGMFRGLGLNGTQHVGMLYEFGALNAHSIILYHEYWRFLTPIFIHIGLTHLLFNSVFLYFAGRDLEGIMGHWRFFCFYLLAGIGGNVFSFAFASPGSISAGASTSLFGIFGAFIALGRIFPHNPKIQYMAKNMLTLAGINLLFNMFASNIDMLGHIGGLISGLLLGFVFSAPKLLTNRFSATRDDNIHRRIVCGLGFVLLIVAMIMYSLKKYGMYL, encoded by the coding sequence TTGGAGAAATTAAAAAATATAAATTGGCGTAGTATAAAGAATGAGTCATGGGTTACGATGTTGTTTTTAGCGATTCAAATCATGGTGTTTCTTGTGATGACATTTGTTGGCATGTTTAGAGGGTTAGGATTGAATGGGACACAACATGTGGGGATGCTATATGAATTTGGCGCGTTAAATGCGCATAGCATTATTTTATATCATGAATATTGGCGCTTTTTAACGCCGATTTTTATTCATATTGGGCTTACACATTTACTGTTTAATTCTGTTTTCTTATATTTTGCAGGTCGCGATTTAGAAGGCATTATGGGTCATTGGCGCTTCTTTTGTTTCTACTTATTAGCCGGAATCGGTGGGAATGTGTTTAGTTTTGCTTTTGCCAGTCCAGGTTCAATTTCTGCTGGAGCGAGTACGTCCTTGTTTGGTATATTTGGTGCCTTTATCGCGTTAGGTCGTATTTTCCCACATAATCCTAAAATTCAATACATGGCAAAAAATATGCTGACGTTAGCAGGTATTAATTTATTGTTTAATATGTTTGCAAGTAATATTGATATGTTGGGACATATTGGAGGCTTAATTAGTGGGTTATTGTTAGGTTTTGTTTTTTCAGCACCTAAGTTATTAACTAATCGCTTTAGTGCCACACGAGATGATAACATTCATCGTAGAATTGTATGTGGTTTAGGATTTGTTTTGTTAATTGTCGCGATGATAATGTATTCGCTAAAAAAATACGGAATGTATTTATAA
- the add gene encoding adenosine deaminase — MFTNDYIHQFPKAELHCHLDGSIRPKTLQQIARQDQLPIEDDLLVITQKMQAPTSCEHLVDYLKSFDYVLPYLQTELALETAAFDVMEQAAQDGILYIEIRFAPSLSTKKGLSITQVVEAVAKGVAKAEKAFSITGNLLISGMRNEELIDLEEHFKLALETRHTKIVGIDLAGPELDGYVPTYQQTLSVLTNDYPVQLTLHAGECGCVANVYQAIEAGAKRIGHGIALKGDVQAQRYCAEQNICIESCPTSNIQTRAIKDIHDYPLKEWLSNQVVFCLNTDNKTVSNTTLTKEYCLLKDELSLTKEEFIHLNKQAVIHSFAIDEVKEQLLHAIETFTYNKK, encoded by the coding sequence ATGTTTACGAATGATTATATCCACCAGTTTCCTAAAGCCGAGCTACATTGTCATTTAGACGGCTCTATTCGCCCCAAAACGCTTCAACAAATCGCGCGACAAGACCAACTACCCATTGAAGATGACCTATTAGTCATCACACAAAAAATGCAAGCTCCCACAAGTTGTGAGCACCTTGTCGATTATTTAAAAAGTTTTGATTACGTACTTCCCTACTTGCAAACCGAATTAGCACTAGAAACCGCTGCATTTGACGTGATGGAACAAGCCGCACAAGATGGTATTCTCTATATCGAAATCAGATTCGCCCCTAGCCTATCAACCAAAAAAGGACTAAGCATTACACAAGTCGTTGAAGCAGTTGCTAAAGGCGTTGCCAAAGCCGAAAAAGCATTCTCGATAACAGGGAATTTATTAATCAGCGGTATGAGAAACGAAGAACTTATTGACTTAGAAGAACATTTTAAACTAGCCCTTGAGACACGTCATACTAAAATAGTCGGAATTGATCTTGCCGGGCCAGAATTAGATGGTTACGTTCCTACGTATCAACAAACTTTGTCTGTCTTAACTAACGATTATCCCGTACAATTAACGCTTCATGCAGGGGAATGCGGCTGTGTAGCAAACGTATATCAAGCAATCGAAGCAGGCGCCAAACGAATTGGGCACGGGATTGCCTTAAAAGGGGACGTGCAAGCACAACGTTATTGTGCCGAACAAAATATTTGTATCGAAAGTTGTCCTACTAGCAATATCCAAACAAGAGCCATTAAAGATATCCACGATTATCCACTGAAAGAATGGCTAAGTAATCAAGTCGTTTTTTGCCTAAATACTGATAACAAAACCGTCTCTAATACGACACTTACCAAAGAATATTGTCTTTTGAAAGATGAATTATCCCTCACCAAAGAAGAATTTATCCACTTAAACAAACAAGCCGTTATTCACTCGTTTGCTATAGATGAGGTAAAAGAACAACTACTACACGCCATAGAGACCTTTACTTACAACAAAAAATAA
- the rpsU gene encoding 30S ribosomal protein S21, which translates to MSKTVVKKNESLDDALRRFKRSVSKTGTLQEYRKREFYEKPSVKRKKKSEAARKRKKF; encoded by the coding sequence ATGTCAAAAACAGTAGTTAAGAAAAATGAAAGCCTTGATGATGCTCTTCGTCGCTTCAAACGTTCCGTTTCTAAAACAGGTACTTTGCAAGAATACCGTAAACGTGAATTTTACGAAAAACCAAGTGTTAAACGTAAGAAAAAATCTGAAGCAGCTAGAAAACGTAAGAAGTTTTAA
- a CDS encoding rhodanese-like domain-containing protein, translated as MIGRELYFKFMAKKSAKLVSQDEFKEHFRTGQLIDLRESDVYRASHILGARNLPYSTFKQSYVGLRKDRPVLLYDQSKTMSVRIANFLRKQGYTDIYILKEGFAGWTGKVKHK; from the coding sequence ATGATCGGTAGAGAATTATACTTTAAATTTATGGCAAAAAAATCAGCTAAACTTGTTTCACAAGATGAATTTAAAGAGCATTTCAGAACAGGACAGTTAATTGATTTACGTGAAAGTGATGTGTATCGTGCTAGCCATATTTTAGGTGCACGTAATTTACCTTATTCAACGTTTAAACAAAGTTATGTTGGGTTAAGAAAAGATCGTCCGGTATTATTATATGATCAAAGTAAAACAATGAGTGTTCGTATTGCAAACTTCTTAAGAAAACAAGGTTATACAGATATTTATATCTTAAAAGAAGGTTTTGCAGGATGGACAGGGAAAGTAAAACATAAATAA
- a CDS encoding DUF1827 family protein, translated as MKLIDVTNSYAKLVNSQLSNTDSLLVKVYTLGKTNIIYSEARKHKEVVIQNKQRKIKDNEIEFVLDRLVPNHETIEKLDMIRTDKLVEITFPL; from the coding sequence ATGAAATTAATCGACGTAACCAACAGTTATGCAAAATTAGTCAATAGTCAACTATCAAATACTGACAGCTTACTAGTCAAAGTCTACACGTTAGGAAAAACTAACATCATTTATTCCGAAGCTCGTAAGCATAAAGAAGTTGTCATCCAAAACAAACAAAGAAAAATAAAAGACAATGAAATTGAATTCGTACTAGATCGTCTTGTACCCAATCATGAAACTATCGAAAAATTAGACATGATTCGTACCGATAAGTTAGTAGAAATAACCTTTCCACTATAA
- a CDS encoding ROK family glucokinase, which translates to MEKKLIGIDLGGTTIKFGILTPEGEVQQKWSIETNIAEEGTKIVPDIIETIKHRLALYDMTAEQFIGIGMGTPGAVNIAKGSVVGAYNLNWKTEQLIREQIESALGIPFVLDNDANVAALGERWMGAGNNNPDVAFMTLGTGVGGGIIAEGHLLHGVAGAAGEIGHITVDPNGFDCTCGKRGCLETVASATGVVRLARHLSEEFAGESVLKSMIDDGQEVTSKLVFDQAKAQDPFAEMVVDKVCFYLGLACAHIGNMLNPSDIVIGGGVSAAGEFLREKIQQYFDQFTFKQVRESTAIKLAVLGNDAGIIGAASLALTFNEEK; encoded by the coding sequence TTGGAAAAAAAATTAATTGGGATAGATTTAGGTGGTACGACCATTAAATTTGGTATTTTGACACCTGAAGGAGAAGTTCAACAAAAATGGAGCATAGAAACAAATATCGCAGAAGAAGGCACAAAAATTGTTCCTGATATTATTGAAACAATTAAGCATCGTTTAGCGTTATATGATATGACGGCTGAACAGTTTATTGGTATCGGTATGGGAACGCCAGGAGCGGTGAATATCGCTAAAGGATCGGTTGTTGGTGCGTATAATTTGAACTGGAAAACAGAGCAGTTAATTCGTGAACAAATCGAATCAGCATTAGGAATTCCATTTGTTCTAGACAATGATGCAAACGTTGCAGCCCTTGGTGAACGTTGGATGGGTGCAGGAAATAATAACCCTGATGTCGCTTTCATGACGCTAGGAACGGGTGTGGGTGGCGGTATTATCGCTGAAGGTCATTTGTTACACGGTGTTGCAGGAGCGGCGGGAGAAATTGGTCATATTACTGTGGATCCAAATGGTTTTGACTGTACCTGTGGTAAGCGTGGTTGTTTAGAAACAGTTGCCAGTGCAACAGGTGTCGTACGATTAGCGCGTCATTTATCAGAAGAATTTGCGGGTGAATCAGTACTGAAGTCAATGATTGATGATGGACAAGAAGTAACAAGTAAATTAGTGTTCGATCAAGCAAAAGCACAAGATCCATTTGCTGAAATGGTTGTAGATAAGGTTTGTTTCTATCTAGGATTAGCATGTGCTCATATTGGTAATATGTTAAACCCATCAGATATCGTGATTGGTGGTGGTGTTTCTGCTGCAGGTGAATTCTTGCGTGAGAAAATCCAACAATATTTTGATCAATTTACGTTTAAACAAGTCCGTGAAAGTACCGCGATTAAATTGGCAGTATTAGGTAATGATGCGGGTATTATAGGTGCAGCATCACTAGCGTTAACATTTAATGAAGAGAAATAG
- a CDS encoding O-methyltransferase yields the protein MRNPMMHRPVVKQEIVDFMRTRQKQLTGPLREIQRVANENDVPIIPHETVVFLQFLLKQLKPKEILEIGAAIGFSSSLMSEYVAEDGHVTTIDRFDVMIRKARANYKALGLEGKITLLEGDAKDILPTLDKKYDFIFMDSAKSKYIEFLPYLLDCLEVGGVIMIDDVLQAGTILQPIEEIPRNQRTIYRKLNLLFDTVLEHPDLTSSLIPLGDGVLLITKDKENIDL from the coding sequence TTGCGTAATCCCATGATGCATAGACCTGTAGTCAAACAAGAAATTGTTGATTTTATGAGAACAAGACAAAAACAACTCACAGGTCCTTTAAGAGAAATACAACGAGTAGCTAATGAAAATGATGTGCCAATTATTCCACACGAAACAGTGGTTTTCTTACAGTTTTTATTAAAACAATTAAAACCTAAAGAAATATTAGAAATTGGCGCAGCGATTGGTTTTTCAAGTAGTTTGATGAGTGAGTATGTCGCAGAAGATGGACATGTGACGACGATTGATCGCTTTGATGTGATGATTCGTAAAGCGCGTGCTAATTACAAGGCGCTAGGATTAGAAGGTAAAATCACGTTATTAGAAGGAGATGCCAAAGATATTTTGCCAACCTTAGATAAGAAGTATGATTTTATCTTTATGGACAGCGCAAAGTCTAAATACATCGAGTTCTTACCGTATTTATTAGACTGTCTAGAAGTTGGTGGCGTGATTATGATTGATGATGTCTTACAAGCTGGGACTATCTTACAACCAATCGAAGAAATTCCCCGTAACCAACGCACGATCTATCGTAAGTTAAATCTATTGTTCGATACCGTATTGGAACATCCAGACTTAACAAGTAGCTTAATTCCATTAGGGGATGGCGTGTTGTTAATTACCAAAGATAAAGAAAATATCGACTTATAG
- the rpmA gene encoding 50S ribosomal protein L27, producing the protein MLTMNLQFFAHKKGGGSTANGRDSESKRLGAKRADGQTVTGGSILYRQRGTKIYPGANVGRGGDDTLYAKVDGVVRFERKGRDKKQVSVYPVAQ; encoded by the coding sequence ATGTTAACAATGAATTTACAATTCTTCGCCCACAAAAAAGGTGGTGGTTCTACAGCCAACGGACGTGATTCAGAATCAAAACGTCTTGGAGCTAAAAGAGCTGATGGACAAACTGTAACAGGTGGTTCTATCCTTTACCGTCAACGCGGAACTAAGATTTATCCTGGTGCTAACGTTGGACGTGGCGGAGACGATACTTTATACGCTAAAGTCGACGGAGTTGTACGCTTCGAACGCAAAGGACGCGACAAAAAACAAGTATCTGTATACCCAGTAGCTCAATAA
- a CDS encoding YqgQ family protein, with amino-acid sequence MRTLYDVQQLLKRFGSYLYTGKRLYDIELMEMELIDLHDGQMLEEEEFLAAHRVLRREYEHELGMQQSKEE; translated from the coding sequence ATGAGAACGCTTTATGATGTACAACAGTTATTAAAACGTTTTGGGAGTTATCTTTATACAGGGAAGCGTCTGTATGATATTGAATTAATGGAAATGGAATTAATTGATTTACATGATGGACAAATGCTTGAGGAAGAAGAATTCTTAGCAGCTCATCGTGTATTAAGACGTGAATATGAGCATGAATTAGGCATGCAACAGAGCAAGGAGGAGTAA
- the rplU gene encoding 50S ribosomal protein L21 — MYAIVKTGGKQYKVEVGQAIYVEKLDVEAGEKVVFDEVVLVGGETTKVGAPTIAGATVEGTVEKQGKQKKVVTFKYKPKKHTHRKQGHRQPYTKVMIDAINA; from the coding sequence ATGTACGCAATCGTTAAAACAGGTGGTAAACAATACAAAGTTGAAGTGGGTCAAGCAATCTACGTTGAAAAATTAGACGTTGAAGCTGGCGAAAAAGTTGTATTTGATGAAGTTGTCTTAGTTGGTGGAGAAACTACTAAAGTTGGAGCTCCAACAATTGCTGGCGCAACTGTTGAAGGAACTGTTGAAAAACAAGGAAAACAAAAGAAAGTTGTGACTTTCAAATACAAACCTAAAAAACACACTCACCGTAAACAAGGTCACCGTCAACCATACACTAAAGTGATGATCGACGCTATCAACGCTTAA
- a CDS encoding ribosomal-processing cysteine protease Prp — MIKGTFKRNKENQAIEAFEISGHAGSGPYGSDIVCAAVSALTFSTVNGIAKLSQVEPLVDMDNDNEGYLYVTLKEDLSDKELEISQLLLENLLLGLQDIQNEYNQFMMIQVN; from the coding sequence ATGATTAAAGGAACATTTAAACGAAATAAAGAGAATCAAGCAATTGAAGCTTTTGAAATTTCAGGTCATGCTGGATCAGGTCCATATGGCAGTGATATTGTGTGTGCGGCTGTGTCTGCCTTAACTTTTTCAACTGTAAATGGTATTGCGAAACTTAGCCAAGTGGAACCTTTAGTTGATATGGATAACGACAATGAAGGCTATTTGTATGTGACGCTAAAAGAAGATTTGTCGGATAAAGAACTTGAGATTTCTCAACTCTTATTAGAAAATCTTTTATTAGGTTTACAAGATATCCAAAATGAATATAATCAGTTTATGATGATTCAAGTTAATTAA
- a CDS encoding Fur family transcriptional regulator, translating into MKEKKIEKALEIMKKAGFKYTERRQAMLVFLETQNKYLSAKDVYEYMNDGYEGISYDTIYRNLKDFTDLHILEETEFEGEKRFRFHCNPDGHHHHHHHFICTSCGATQAIDMCPMDFFKEQLVGAQIQGHRFEIFGKCAECTNKLQDIQ; encoded by the coding sequence ATGAAAGAAAAAAAGATTGAAAAAGCGTTAGAAATCATGAAAAAAGCGGGTTTCAAATACACAGAACGTCGTCAAGCCATGTTGGTTTTTTTAGAGACGCAAAATAAGTATTTATCTGCTAAAGATGTATATGAATACATGAACGATGGTTATGAAGGCATTAGTTACGACACTATTTACCGTAACTTAAAAGACTTTACAGATCTTCACATATTGGAAGAAACCGAATTTGAAGGGGAAAAAAGATTTAGATTCCATTGTAATCCTGACGGTCATCATCACCACCATCACCATTTCATTTGTACGAGCTGTGGCGCTACACAAGCAATTGATATGTGTCCGATGGATTTCTTTAAAGAACAACTAGTCGGTGCGCAAATTCAAGGACATCGCTTTGAAATCTTTGGCAAATGTGCGGAATGTACGAATAAATTACAAGATATTCAATAA
- a CDS encoding MFS transporter, with product MNQSISTKLTFLMSLVCGISIACLYYIQPLEQLIAHDLKIAGATIGMAPMLSQMGYALGLLFIVPLGDKLIRKKLIITMLLMVSCVQLLIAKTQQAPLLLALMLLIGITAIIPQIIIPFAGELASDKERGKVLGVVTGGLLVGILLSRTYSGIIGSLFGWRAVYLSGVVLSLLLIVLVYLSFPTNKPHQSTGYFALIRSLPHLFVSQKKLQKSAINGFLMFGSFNIFWSTLIFYMSSETYHLGSKEVGYMGLVGVVGALASVFMGSIVDKKGAMFGVNLGTTSVVLSFILLWLTGSKLALLVIGTILLDFGVQSAQVSNQTVVQGLSNEFRSRNNTVFMFFYFIGGATGSFLGTLAWHTAQWSGVCLLGLVFAVLALVSQYLFKNI from the coding sequence ATGAATCAATCAATTTCTACAAAACTCACTTTTTTAATGTCCCTTGTTTGTGGGATTTCAATTGCTTGTCTTTATTATATTCAACCGCTAGAGCAATTAATCGCCCATGACTTAAAGATTGCAGGGGCAACTATTGGGATGGCTCCGATGCTTAGCCAAATGGGGTACGCATTGGGTCTGTTATTTATCGTTCCTTTAGGAGATAAATTAATTCGCAAGAAGTTAATTATCACCATGCTTCTTATGGTATCATGCGTGCAATTATTGATTGCCAAAACACAACAGGCACCACTTCTGTTAGCGCTGATGCTATTAATAGGGATTACCGCTATTATCCCCCAAATCATTATTCCCTTTGCTGGTGAATTAGCCAGTGATAAAGAACGAGGCAAAGTGTTAGGTGTTGTAACAGGTGGATTGCTCGTTGGTATTTTGCTTTCAAGAACTTATAGCGGGATTATCGGTTCTCTCTTTGGTTGGCGCGCTGTTTACTTATCTGGCGTCGTTTTAAGTCTACTGCTGATCGTCTTAGTCTACTTAAGCTTCCCAACCAATAAACCGCATCAATCAACAGGTTATTTCGCACTCATTCGCTCACTGCCTCATCTATTTGTCTCTCAAAAAAAATTGCAAAAAAGTGCCATCAACGGCTTTTTAATGTTTGGCTCGTTCAATATTTTTTGGTCAACGCTGATTTTTTATATGAGTAGTGAGACGTATCATCTAGGCTCAAAAGAAGTTGGTTATATGGGACTTGTAGGCGTTGTAGGTGCTTTAGCGTCAGTCTTCATGGGAAGTATTGTGGATAAAAAAGGTGCCATGTTTGGCGTTAATTTAGGCACAACTAGCGTCGTCTTATCCTTTATATTACTGTGGTTAACGGGTAGCAAGTTAGCCCTTCTAGTGATTGGCACGATTTTATTAGACTTTGGCGTACAAAGTGCGCAAGTCTCTAACCAAACCGTGGTCCAAGGACTAAGCAATGAATTTCGTAGTCGCAATAACACTGTCTTTATGTTCTTCTACTTCATCGGTGGCGCAACAGGTTCGTTCCTTGGCACTTTAGCGTGGCATACAGCCCAATGGTCAGGTGTGTGTCTATTAGGACTTGTCTTTGCGGTACTTGCGCTTGTGAGTCAATATCTATTCAAAAACATATAA
- a CDS encoding GNAT family N-acetyltransferase, giving the protein MLIRPVTLNDRDAVEQLIQDHVSEVGYVETRFNEELLNASEDFWPKIDKEGYGFWVVEKGRQLVGIGGYRPLDEDNRVVGEIQHLYVKPNRRGRGIGAKLLSVIMQDASQHFETLYIETHHKLNKANRLFEYFGFTQIPFAMGAHSPYEMDCWYVKNSNVTQSTQ; this is encoded by the coding sequence ATGTTAATACGACCAGTTACGCTGAATGATCGGGATGCTGTGGAACAATTGATACAGGACCATGTGAGTGAAGTAGGCTATGTAGAGACACGCTTTAATGAGGAACTTTTAAATGCAAGTGAAGATTTTTGGCCCAAAATCGACAAAGAGGGGTATGGTTTTTGGGTGGTAGAGAAAGGTCGTCAATTAGTTGGGATTGGTGGGTATCGTCCATTAGATGAAGACAACCGAGTCGTTGGAGAAATTCAACACCTATATGTCAAACCCAATAGACGAGGGCGAGGTATCGGGGCGAAGTTACTGTCCGTTATTATGCAAGATGCTTCGCAGCACTTTGAAACACTTTATATTGAGACGCATCATAAGTTAAACAAAGCCAATCGACTGTTTGAATACTTTGGCTTCACTCAAATCCCGTTTGCGATGGGTGCTCACTCGCCTTATGAGATGGATTGTTGGTATGTAAAGAATAGTAACGTCACACAATCGACACAATGA
- a CDS encoding TetR/AcrR family transcriptional regulator yields the protein MTVVESKVDPRILKTRKKLKEAFLELLSNKNINEINVKDLTTKASVTRGTFYLHFKDKSVFTDEMMTQFIEDLLTDSLIQDEHGISKFSLNNFLNHVEAQPELLLTLLKDKAALAYRSEFEDNLFRCINDYRTKINAPELSVPKSVLMNYLMYTFLGYVDGWLGEGKMYATHFMATTLGKILDSELIQEADLTGFFIY from the coding sequence ATGACTGTTGTAGAATCAAAAGTAGATCCGAGAATTTTGAAAACGAGAAAGAAATTAAAAGAGGCTTTTTTGGAGTTATTATCTAACAAAAACATTAATGAAATTAATGTGAAAGATTTAACAACAAAAGCATCGGTTACTAGAGGGACTTTTTATCTTCATTTTAAAGATAAGAGCGTCTTTACTGATGAAATGATGACGCAATTTATCGAGGACTTATTAACAGATTCATTGATTCAAGATGAGCACGGCATCTCAAAATTTTCACTAAATAACTTTTTGAATCATGTAGAAGCACAGCCAGAATTATTATTAACTTTGTTAAAAGATAAAGCAGCACTTGCTTATCGCTCGGAGTTTGAAGACAATTTATTCAGATGTATCAATGACTACCGTACTAAAATTAACGCTCCTGAACTAAGTGTTCCTAAGAGTGTGTTAATGAATTATCTAATGTATACATTTTTAGGTTATGTTGATGGTTGGTTAGGTGAAGGAAAGATGTACGCGACTCACTTTATGGCCACAACGTTAGGAAAGATTTTAGATTCAGAATTGATTCAAGAAGCAGATTTAACAGGGTTTTTCATTTATTAA